In the Bacillota bacterium genome, one interval contains:
- a CDS encoding ATP-binding protein: MSRSLPGRLRAITDSLQFRMVVIFLALIAFSMLFISAYLLRSLETYSIDAYERRLSGTAETVSRLAAPLLAAGRPGALDAILAQWQERGLEMAVVDRSGRVVSAVSTAPAPAEVGTRLAGVPEVHEALAGRRVVRIHVDPQSGSRKVYVGWPVTEAGRGGRLGAVYLTGSLGDVDATLGRVRAALMWATALAAAVAAFLSALMARPITGPIRELTHHARRLAEGRLEERIQVRSHDEVGELATAFNRMAERLAQTIAELAREKGQAEAILSHMADGVVVLDRRGRTILVNPAAREALAGEEAGDLLREVLAGRGDGSMPEAALVELGSRLYEARLATLRGPGGEPGGVVAVLHDVTERQRLDTMRKEFVANASHELKTPLTTIKSYVETLLDGAWRKPEVVPRFLAVVLGETERMIRLVNDLLDLSQIESGAPLGPAETVYPDELLLAMRQRFLPLARSRAIRLELRNEGAPPVLANPDRLEQVLANLVENALNYTPGGGQVEVVASAAQGQPGRWLRLAVRDTGVGIPEKDLPRVFERFYRVEKARSRQMGGTGLGLAIVREVVEGYGGRVSIRSRPGEGTVVEVELPALERVPEGEGGAP, encoded by the coding sequence ATGAGCCGGAGCCTGCCGGGACGACTCCGCGCCATCACCGACTCGCTCCAGTTCCGGATGGTGGTCATCTTCCTGGCGCTGATCGCGTTCTCCATGCTCTTTATCAGCGCCTACCTGCTCCGCTCCCTGGAGACGTACAGCATCGACGCCTACGAGCGCCGCCTGAGCGGGACGGCGGAGACGGTCTCGCGGCTGGCGGCGCCGCTCCTGGCTGCCGGCAGGCCGGGGGCGCTGGACGCCATCCTCGCCCAGTGGCAGGAGCGGGGGCTGGAGATGGCGGTGGTGGACCGCTCGGGCCGCGTCGTCTCGGCGGTCTCGACGGCGCCCGCGCCGGCCGAGGTGGGCACGCGACTCGCCGGCGTGCCCGAGGTGCACGAGGCGCTGGCCGGGCGGCGGGTGGTCCGCATCCACGTCGACCCGCAGAGCGGCAGCCGGAAGGTGTACGTGGGTTGGCCCGTGACCGAGGCGGGCCGGGGCGGCCGGCTGGGGGCCGTCTACCTGACCGGCTCGCTGGGCGACGTCGACGCCACCCTGGGTCGCGTGCGCGCGGCGCTGATGTGGGCGACCGCGCTGGCGGCCGCGGTGGCCGCCTTCCTCAGCGCGCTGATGGCGAGGCCCATCACCGGGCCGATCCGCGAGCTGACGCACCATGCGCGGCGGCTGGCGGAGGGCCGCCTGGAGGAACGGATCCAGGTCCGCTCCCACGACGAGGTGGGCGAGCTGGCGACCGCCTTCAACCGGATGGCGGAGCGGCTGGCGCAGACCATCGCCGAGCTGGCGCGGGAGAAGGGGCAGGCCGAGGCGATCCTCAGCCACATGGCCGACGGCGTCGTCGTCCTGGATCGCCGCGGGCGGACGATCCTGGTCAACCCGGCGGCCAGGGAGGCGCTCGCCGGCGAGGAGGCGGGCGATCTCCTGCGCGAGGTCCTGGCCGGGCGCGGCGACGGGTCGATGCCCGAGGCAGCGCTGGTGGAGCTGGGCTCCCGCCTGTACGAGGCGCGCCTGGCGACCCTGCGCGGCCCCGGCGGCGAGCCCGGCGGCGTGGTCGCCGTCCTCCACGACGTGACCGAGCGCCAGCGCCTGGACACCATGAGGAAGGAGTTCGTCGCCAACGCCTCCCACGAGCTGAAGACGCCGCTCACCACCATCAAGAGCTACGTGGAGACGCTCCTGGACGGGGCGTGGAGGAAGCCGGAGGTGGTTCCCCGCTTCCTCGCCGTGGTCCTGGGGGAGACGGAGCGGATGATCCGGCTGGTCAACGACCTCCTGGACCTCTCCCAGATCGAGTCGGGCGCGCCGCTGGGGCCCGCGGAGACGGTCTACCCCGACGAGCTGCTCCTCGCCATGCGCCAGCGCTTCCTGCCCCTGGCCCGCTCCCGCGCCATCCGCCTCGAGCTGCGCAACGAAGGCGCCCCTCCCGTCCTGGCCAACCCCGACCGGCTGGAGCAGGTGCTGGCCAATCTGGTGGAAAACGCGCTCAACTACACGCCCGGCGGCGGTCAGGTGGAGGTGGTCGCCTCCGCCGCACAGGGGCAGCCCGGGCGCTGGCTCCGGCTGGCGGTCCGCGACACGGGCGTGGGCATCCCGGAAAAGGATCTGCCCCGCGTCTTCGAGCGCTTCTACCGGGTGGAGAAGGCGCGCTCGCGCCAGATGGGCGGGACGGGGCTGGGTCTGGCCATCGTCCGCGAGGTGGTGGAGGGCTACGGCGGCCGCGTCTCCATCCGCAGCCGGCCCGGCGAGGGCACGGTGGTGGAGGTGGAGCTGCCGGCCCTGGAGCGGGTGCCCGAGGGAGAGGGGGGCGCGCCATGA
- a CDS encoding response regulator, giving the protein MASILVVEDETAIADIIRFNLEEAGYEVRVAPDGERALREVEAARPDLLVLDLMLPLLDGYAVCKAVRARSEIPILMLTAKDSEEDKVRGLEMGADDYVTKPFSPRELVARVRAILRRRQARPESLTGEPLRVGELEIHMARREVLRQGRPVSLTAREYELLEFLALRPGRLFQRDELLREVWGYEYPGDLRTVDVTVRRLREKIEPDPSRPRYLLTRRGAGYLLQEPGAPGEGADRADGEVREKPDGSVTGRPTQRP; this is encoded by the coding sequence TTGGCCTCCATCCTCGTGGTGGAGGACGAGACGGCGATCGCCGACATCATCCGGTTCAACCTGGAGGAAGCGGGTTACGAGGTGCGGGTCGCGCCCGACGGGGAGCGGGCGCTGCGCGAGGTGGAGGCGGCGCGCCCCGACCTGCTCGTGCTCGACCTGATGCTTCCGCTGCTCGACGGGTACGCGGTCTGCAAGGCCGTCCGGGCGCGCAGCGAGATCCCCATCCTGATGCTCACGGCCAAGGATTCCGAGGAGGACAAGGTCCGCGGGCTGGAGATGGGAGCCGACGACTACGTGACCAAGCCCTTCAGCCCTCGCGAACTGGTGGCGCGCGTGCGCGCCATCCTGCGCCGCCGCCAGGCGCGCCCCGAGTCGCTGACCGGCGAGCCCCTGCGCGTGGGGGAACTGGAGATCCATATGGCGCGGCGGGAGGTGCTGCGGCAGGGTCGCCCCGTCTCCCTGACCGCCCGCGAGTACGAGCTCCTGGAGTTCCTGGCGCTCCGGCCGGGGCGCCTCTTCCAGCGCGACGAGCTGCTGCGCGAGGTCTGGGGCTACGAGTACCCGGGCGATCTGCGGACGGTGGACGTGACGGTCCGGCGCCTGAGGGAGAAGATCGAGCCGGATCCGTCCCGGCCCCGCTACCTTCTGACCCGGCGGGGGGCGGGTTATCTGCTGCAGGAGCCCGGCGCGCCGGGAGAGGGCGCGGACCGGGCGGACGGAGAGGTCCGGGAGAAGCCGGACGGGAGCGTCACCGGCCGTCCCACCCAGCGCCCATGA
- the yycI gene encoding two-component system regulatory protein YycI — MDWGKARLWLILLFALLDAYLWVQVRAEEAAWRSWAWVPPGSAAGTGSPEEASRRLQEAGVLLETNLPTEAPSLPLWTVRALPADGAALARRLFQNEHWTAEPWPGSPGSYTYIDRKTPQVRLSVLREGPVVYEEPAGSGSGPSPAEARRVADDFLGRLAWPPGGEVAFDGVEKAAGAGSGLVVHYVEVFHGRPLFGGYVAAEVQAGEVTHLEGVWLEVSGRGGASRPIMPAEEALLRLAADQGANRAQPLRVRQVQLGYYSPLYRVYEANRWDVAPVWRIRLADGSIFYVNAYTGLTEK, encoded by the coding sequence GTGGACTGGGGGAAGGCGCGGCTCTGGTTGATCCTCCTCTTCGCCCTCCTGGACGCCTACCTGTGGGTCCAGGTGAGAGCCGAGGAGGCAGCCTGGCGCTCCTGGGCCTGGGTGCCCCCGGGCAGCGCCGCCGGCACCGGCTCGCCCGAGGAGGCCTCCCGCCGGCTCCAGGAAGCGGGCGTCCTGCTGGAGACGAACCTTCCCACCGAGGCTCCGTCGCTTCCCCTCTGGACCGTGCGCGCCCTCCCGGCAGACGGAGCGGCCCTGGCCCGCCGCCTCTTCCAGAACGAGCACTGGACCGCCGAACCCTGGCCCGGCAGCCCCGGCAGCTACACCTACATCGACCGGAAGACGCCCCAGGTCCGGTTGAGCGTCCTGCGCGAGGGCCCCGTGGTCTACGAGGAGCCGGCCGGAAGCGGGAGCGGTCCCTCGCCGGCGGAGGCGCGCCGGGTCGCGGACGACTTCCTCGGTCGACTGGCCTGGCCGCCCGGCGGCGAGGTCGCCTTCGACGGCGTCGAAAAGGCGGCCGGGGCGGGCTCCGGGCTGGTGGTACACTATGTCGAGGTATTCCACGGTCGCCCGCTCTTCGGTGGCTACGTGGCGGCGGAGGTGCAGGCGGGCGAGGTGACCCATCTGGAAGGCGTCTGGCTCGAGGTGAGCGGCCGGGGCGGCGCCTCGCGCCCGATCATGCCGGCCGAGGAAGCGCTCCTGCGCCTGGCCGCCGACCAGGGCGCCAACCGGGCTCAGCCGCTCCGCGTCCGCCAGGTCCAGCTGGGTTACTACAGCCCCCTCTACCGGGTCTACGAGGCCAACCGCTGGGACGTGGCACCGGTCTGGCGCATCCGCCTGGCGGACGGCTCGATCTTCTACGTCAACGCCTACACCGGCCTCACGGAGAAGTGA